Below is a window of Mycobacterium dioxanotrophicus DNA.
CGCCTTGCCGGTAGATGTGGCCGCTGGTGCCCGTGAACGCGCCGACCAGGAAGTTCGAGGTGTAGAACTGCACGCCCGGCTCGGTGGTGGAGACGGTCAGCGTGCGTCCGGTCGCCGGATCCTCGGCCTTGGCGGCCTGCACCAAGCCGGTGTCGTTGCCGCGGTTGATCACCCAGTTGTGGTCATAGCCGTGGGCCAGCAGCAACTGGGGGTCGTTGGCGGTGATGTGTGCGCCGATCAGCGTCGGTGAGGTGAAATCGAACGGTGTTCCTTTCACCGGGGCGATCTGGCCGGTCGGGATCTGTGTGGTGTCCGTCGGGGTGTAGCTGTCGGCGCTGATGGTGAGCTTGTGGTCATAGATGTTGAGCGCGTCCTCCCCCGCCAGGTTGAAGTAGCTGTGATTGGTCAGATTGACCACGGTCGGGGCGTCGGTGGTGGCGTGATAGTCGATGCGCAGTTGATTGTTCTGGTCGACGGTGTAGATGACGGTGGTCGTCAGCGCTCCCGGATAACCCATTTCACCTGCCGGACTGAGGTATTGGAGTTTGAGGGCGACGCTGCCGTTGGCGTTCTGCGGCGTGGCCTGCCATACCTTCGAGTCGAATCCTGCGGTGCCGCCGTGCAGGCTGTTGCCGTTGTTGTTGATCGGGACCTGATGCGGCGCGCCGTCGAGCGAGAAGGTTCCCTTGGCGATCCGGTTACCGTAGCGGCCGATGATGGCACCGAAGTAGGTCTTGGCGTCGCCGGTGTTGTTGAGATATCCCTCCAGATTCGGGAAACCGAGCACCACGTTGTTGGCCTGCCCGTTGCGGTCGGGTACCTCGATCGACTGAATGATGCCGCCGTAGTTGAGGATTCGCACCTGCATGCCGTGCCCGCTGTTGAGCGTGTAACGGGTCACCGGAGTGCCGCCCACTTGGCCGAACGACTCGTCGGTGATCGACGGCGCCTGGGCCGGCGCAGGCCCTGTGCTGCTGTCGCCGCCGCTGTGGGTCGTGGTGCTGCATGCCGTCAAGCCCGCCACACCGGCGATCGCCATCAGTCGAAGTAAACCTCGTCCACGCATGATCCTCCCTGGTCTCAGCGAATTCACCTGTGTACAAGCATTGTCCGCGTGTCATGGGCCCGCGGCACGGCTTTTGGGCGGATCGCCGGTGGCCGCCCGGCCCCGCGTCGCGGCTACCGCGCAGGTCACCCCCGGTTTCTCGGCAGTGACAGAAAGGCAGAAATCGTGCGGGCGATTCGGCCGTGTTCGCAGCCCGCAGCGCCGCTCAGCGCACTTCGACGGCGCTGGGCTCGCGAGGTGCGCCCAGCATGTCGCGGTGCGACGGCGGGACGCGGCCACCCTCATCGGTGATGCCGTAGCGGTGGGCGAGTTCGGCGCCGATCACGGTACGGCCGGACACTGCGGCCAACTCGGGATCGTGGTAGAGCGCATTGATCAAATACCCTGTGAATTCCGGGGTTTCGGCGTGCTCGGCGGTCTTGGCGAGGGCCTCGGGGTGCCCGCTGAACGCAGCACGCAGCTTCTCGGTGAGCAGGATGCCCATCCAGATTGACACCGTGGCCACGCCGGTGCCCCGGAAGTCGACGGCCATGTCGGCGGCGAGCTTGTCCAACCCGGCCTTTTGCGCTCCATAGGCCGGGCCATGCATGTAGCACACCGAACCCGGCGATGAGGTGAAGGCAATGAGCCCCTTGTCCGCGGCGAGCAACAGCGGCGCGGCGTACCAGGAGGCGATGTAGGCCGATCGCAGCCCGACATCGAGCACGTCGGCCAGCGCAATCGACTTCTCCCAGAACGGCTTCGGGCTGGTCAGCTCATCGTGGACGGCGGCCGCGTTGTTGACGAGGAGGTCCAGTCGGCCGCGCTCGTCCGCGATCCGATCGAACAGCGCGCCCACGGCCGCGTCGTCGGAATGGTCGAGTGGCACCGCGATGGCGCCGTCCGCATCCGTCACGGTCCGTCCCGTGGCATACACCTGCCAGCCCGAGGCGATCAGCGCCGCGGCGATGCCTCGGCCCGCGCCACGGCTCGCTCCGGTGACAACGGCAACGGGATTCTCCATGTCCCGAAACTACCCGGCCGGATTCGAGATCGTCCGCGAGCGTGCATCCACTGCGAAGCTGCCGCAAATTTTTCGCAGTGGCTTCACAATCGCGGAGCGCGACCGGGCAGGCCTGGCTACTTGCCGAAGCCCGCCTTACGCAACGCATCAGCCATCGAGCCTGACGGCGGATTCGGCTCCCGGCGCCGCGAGTCGTTGCCGCGGCCCCGGGACTGATTGCCGCGAGCCTGGTTGCCGCCGTCGCGGCGGTTGTTGCCACCACCACGGTTCTGGTTGCCGCCGCGGTTGTCCCCACCGCGCTCGGGTCGCTTGCCCTGATCGCGCTCCGGGGTGTCGTTGAGGCGCAGCGTCAAGCTGATCCGCTGCCGGTCGACGTCGACGTCGAGCACCTTGACCCGCACCACCTGGCCGGACTTCACCACCTCGTGCGGATCGGAGATGAAGCGGTCGGCCATGGCAGAGACGTGCACCAGGCCGTCCTGGTGCACGCCCACGTCGATGAACGCGCCGAACGCCGCGACGTTGGTCACCACACCTTCGAGCACCATGCCGGGCTTGAGGTCGCCGACCTTTTCCACCCCCGCGGCGAAGGTGGCCGTGGAGAACGCGGGACGCGGGTCGCGTCCCGGCTTCTCCAGCTCACCAAGAATGTCGGTGACCGTCGGAATACCGAACCGCTCGTCGGCGAAATCGGCGGGTTTCAGTGCCCGCAGCGAGCGTTCGTTGCCGATCAGCTCAGCCAGCGTCACTCCGGAGCGGTCCAGGATCCGGCGGACCACCGGGTAGGACTCGGGGTGCACGCCGGAGGCATCCAGCGGGTCTTCCCCGTCGCGGATCCGCAGGAACCCGGCACATTGTTCAAAAGCCTTGGGGCCCAGGCGAGGAACGTTGAGCAGCGCCTTGCGGCTGCGGAACGCTCCCGCGCTCTCGCGATGCGCCACGATGGCGGTCGCCAGCGATTCGGTGACCCCGGACACCCGCGCCAGCAACGGCACCGAGGCGGTGTTGAGGTCCACGCCCACCGCGTTCACGGCGTCCTCGACGACCGCGTCGAGGCTGCGCGCCAAGGAGCCTGGCGTGACGTCGTGCTGGTACTGCCCGACGCCGATGGACTTCGGGTCGATCTTCACCAGCTCGGCCAGCGGGTCCTGCAAGCGGCGCGCGATCGACACCGCGCCGCGCAGCGTCACGTCGAGCTCGGGCAGCTCCTGTGCGGCGTAGGCCGACGCCGAATACACCGAGGCCCCGGCCTCACTCACCATCGCCTTGGTGGGCGCGGGGGCGCCGGCGGCCCGGATATCGGCGATGAGTTCGGCTGCCAGCGCGTCGGTTTCGCGCGAAGCGGTGCCGTTGCCGACCGCGATCAGCTCGACGCCGTGCCGCGCCACGAGGGCGGCCAGCGTGGCCTTGGCCTGATCCCACTGCTTCTGCGGTTGGTGCGGGTAGATCGCGCAGGTGTCGACCACCTTGCCGGTGCCGTCCACCACGGCCACCTTCACTCCCGTGCGGAAGCCCGGATCGAGCCCGAGTGTCGTGCGGGTGCCCGCAGGAGCTGCCAGCAGCAGGTCCTTGAGGTTGCGGGCGAACACGGCCACGGCCTCGTCCTCGGCCCGCTGCCGCAGCCGCATCCGGGCGTCGACGGCTGCCGAGATCATCAGCTTGGCCCGCCACGCCAGCCTGACGGTGGTCGCCAGCCACGGTGTGGCGGGGGCGTTCGCGGACAGGTCGATGGCGAGCGACTGGGCGATCATGGCCTGGTAGATCTCGTCGTCACCGCCGTCGAAGGTCAGCGCGAGCGCCTCCTCCTTCTCGCCCCGCAGCACGGCCAACACGCGGTGCGACGGCATGTTCTCCAACGGCTCGGAAAATTCGAAGTAGTCGCGGAACTTCTGCGCTGCAGGGCTTTTCGCGGCCTCCTCGGACCACGGAGCGGTGCGCAGCGCCCCGTCGGCCCAGAATTTCTCGCGGCTGGCACCGACCAGCTCGGCGTCCTCGGAGGCCCGCTCGATGATGATGTGGCGGGCACCCTCGAGTGCGGCGGCAGCGTCGGCGACGTTTTCGTTGAGGAACTCCGCGGCCAGCTCGTCGGGGACCAGCGTCGGGTCGGCCAGTAGCCGGTCGGCCAGCGGTTCCAGGCCCGCTTCCTTGGCGATCTGGGCCTTGGTGCGCCGCTTGGGCTTGTAGGGCAGGTAGATGTCCTCAACCCGCGCCTTGGTGTCGGCTGCCAGCAACGCCGCCCGCAGTTCGTCGGTGAGCTTGCCCTGTTCCTCGATGGATGCCAGCACCGCCTCGCGACGCGCATCGAGCTCACGCAGGTAGGTGAGACGTTCCTCCAGCGTGCGGAGTTGGCCGTCGTCGAGACTTCCCGTGACTTCCTTGCGGTACCGGGCGATGAACGGAACCGTCGCGCCCTCGTCGAACAGTGCGACGGCAGCTGCCACCTGGCGCTCCCCGACGGCGAGTTCTTCGGCGATGCGTGCGGTTACCGACTTGACGGCGCTCTGAGTCACGTCGCAGGACCCTACCGAATCGCGCCGACAACCACCGGCGAGGCGGGTGCGTGTTTCCGCTCGGTTAAAAGCACTCGCAGCTCTTGACGTGAGCCACGCCACAGCGTAAACATTCACTATTAAAGCTTTAGAGATATATCAATCACCCTCCACGAAAGCATCCACATGACCGTCCTGCCAGAAGCCACGCCCGTCACCGTCCGCCGCAACCCCAAATCAGCACCTTTGATCAGTGCCGGCGATCTGCCGCCCGCCGGGCAGTTCATCGATGGCGCGTTCCGGCCGAGCACCTCTGCGGCCACCCTCGACGTGGTCGACCCCTGCCACGAGACCGTGCTGGCCCAGGTGCCCGACGGCACCGCCGCCGACGTCGAGGTGGCCGTCGCCGCAGCACGCAAAGCCCAGCCCGCGTGGGGAGGCCTCACGCCCAAGGAGCGTTCGCAGATCCTGCTGCAGATCGCCGACCGGGTCGCCGAGCACCACGACCTGCTGGTCAACCTGGAATCCGCCAACACCGGCAAGCCCTTCGAGGTGTCCCGCGACGATGTGGCCAGCACCATCGACACCTTCCGGTTCTTCGCCGGTGCGGCGCGGGCGACCACCTCGCAGGCCGCAGGCAACTACGCCGCCGACCATCTGTCGGTGATCGTCCGTGAGCCGCTCGGCGTGATCGGCGTAGTCACCCCGTGGAACTACCCGCTGCTGATGGCGGCGTGGAAGATCGCCCCGATCCTGGCCGCAGGAAACAGCCTGGTACTCAAGCCATCCGAGATCACACCGCTGACCACGTGCAAGTTCGCCGAACTGGTCGCCGACCTGCTGCCCGCCGGCGTCCTCAACGTGGTCACGGGCACCGGCCCCGTCGTCGGCGCCGCGCTGGCCGGGCATCCCGGTGTCGACATGATCGCGCTGACCGGATCGGTCAACAGCGGAAAGGCCGTGGCCCGCGCGGCCGCCGAATCGCTCAAGCGGGTGCACCTCGAGCTCGGCGGCAAGGCACCCGTCGTCATCTTCGAGGACGCCGACCTGCCCGCGGCGGCTTCCTCGATCCGCGCCGCCGGGTACTGGAACTCCGGGCAGGAATGCGGTGCCGGATGCCGCGTGCTGGTGCATGAATCGGTCGCCGACGCGTTCGTCGAGCACCTGGTCAAGGAGGTCAGCTCGTTCACGGTGGGCGAACCCGGCGCCGGCGACGACGTCGAGATCGGCCCGCTGGTGTCGCGACCCCACTTCGACCGGGTCCGCGGTTACCTCGACCGGGCCAAAGATGCGGGTATCCGTGCGGCCGTGGGCGGTTCGGCCCTCGACGGCCCCGGCTTCTTCATCGCACCGACCGTGCTGGTCGGCCTCGACAGCGACGCGGAGGCCGCGCGCGAGGAGATCTTCGGTCCCGTGGTGACCGTCGAGACCTTCTCCGACGAAGACGAGGCCGTCACCCGGGCCAACGCCACGGCCTACGGACTGTCGGCGTCGGTCTTCACCGAGAACGCGAAGCGCAGCCATGACGTCGCAGGCAAGCTCGACGCGGGCACCGTATGGGTCAACTCCCATCTGGTGCTGGCCACCGAAGCGCCGTGGGGCGGCTTCAAGGGCTCCGGATACGGGCGCGACCTGTCCATCTACGCGCTCGACGACTACTCGCGCACCAAGCACGTCATGCACAACCACGGCCGCTGATTCGGAAGGTAAAACGCCATGCCCACCCACAACTATGCCGTTCCGCCGATCAGCTACGCCACCTACCAGCCGTGGACCAACTGGGGTGGAAACCAGACGTGCACACCGGCTTTCACCGTCGCGCCACGCGATGAGCAGGAGGTGCTCGACGCCGTCCGGTTCGCGATCAAACAGAACCTGCCGGTCCGCGCGGTCGGAGCCGGCCACTCGTTCACCCCGATCGTCACCACGGGCGGCATGCTGATCAACACTGAT
It encodes the following:
- a CDS encoding aldose epimerase family protein encodes the protein MAIAGVAGLTACSTTTHSGGDSSTGPAPAQAPSITDESFGQVGGTPVTRYTLNSGHGMQVRILNYGGIIQSIEVPDRNGQANNVVLGFPNLEGYLNNTGDAKTYFGAIIGRYGNRIAKGTFSLDGAPHQVPINNNGNSLHGGTAGFDSKVWQATPQNANGSVALKLQYLSPAGEMGYPGALTTTVIYTVDQNNQLRIDYHATTDAPTVVNLTNHSYFNLAGEDALNIYDHKLTISADSYTPTDTTQIPTGQIAPVKGTPFDFTSPTLIGAHITANDPQLLLAHGYDHNWVINRGNDTGLVQAAKAEDPATGRTLTVSTTEPGVQFYTSNFLVGAFTGTSGHIYRQGAGFTMETQHFPDSPNQPGFPSTILNPGQTYDSATVFAFGTG
- a CDS encoding SDR family NAD(P)-dependent oxidoreductase, with product MENPVAVVTGASRGAGRGIAAALIASGWQVYATGRTVTDADGAIAVPLDHSDDAAVGALFDRIADERGRLDLLVNNAAAVHDELTSPKPFWEKSIALADVLDVGLRSAYIASWYAAPLLLAADKGLIAFTSSPGSVCYMHGPAYGAQKAGLDKLAADMAVDFRGTGVATVSIWMGILLTEKLRAAFSGHPEALAKTAEHAETPEFTGYLINALYHDPELAAVSGRTVIGAELAHRYGITDEGGRVPPSHRDMLGAPREPSAVEVR
- a CDS encoding Tex family protein; this encodes MTQSAVKSVTARIAEELAVGERQVAAAVALFDEGATVPFIARYRKEVTGSLDDGQLRTLEERLTYLRELDARREAVLASIEEQGKLTDELRAALLAADTKARVEDIYLPYKPKRRTKAQIAKEAGLEPLADRLLADPTLVPDELAAEFLNENVADAAAALEGARHIIIERASEDAELVGASREKFWADGALRTAPWSEEAAKSPAAQKFRDYFEFSEPLENMPSHRVLAVLRGEKEEALALTFDGGDDEIYQAMIAQSLAIDLSANAPATPWLATTVRLAWRAKLMISAAVDARMRLRQRAEDEAVAVFARNLKDLLLAAPAGTRTTLGLDPGFRTGVKVAVVDGTGKVVDTCAIYPHQPQKQWDQAKATLAALVARHGVELIAVGNGTASRETDALAAELIADIRAAGAPAPTKAMVSEAGASVYSASAYAAQELPELDVTLRGAVSIARRLQDPLAELVKIDPKSIGVGQYQHDVTPGSLARSLDAVVEDAVNAVGVDLNTASVPLLARVSGVTESLATAIVAHRESAGAFRSRKALLNVPRLGPKAFEQCAGFLRIRDGEDPLDASGVHPESYPVVRRILDRSGVTLAELIGNERSLRALKPADFADERFGIPTVTDILGELEKPGRDPRPAFSTATFAAGVEKVGDLKPGMVLEGVVTNVAAFGAFIDVGVHQDGLVHVSAMADRFISDPHEVVKSGQVVRVKVLDVDVDRQRISLTLRLNDTPERDQGKRPERGGDNRGGNQNRGGGNNRRDGGNQARGNQSRGRGNDSRRREPNPPSGSMADALRKAGFGK
- a CDS encoding aldehyde dehydrogenase family protein, which produces MTVLPEATPVTVRRNPKSAPLISAGDLPPAGQFIDGAFRPSTSAATLDVVDPCHETVLAQVPDGTAADVEVAVAAARKAQPAWGGLTPKERSQILLQIADRVAEHHDLLVNLESANTGKPFEVSRDDVASTIDTFRFFAGAARATTSQAAGNYAADHLSVIVREPLGVIGVVTPWNYPLLMAAWKIAPILAAGNSLVLKPSEITPLTTCKFAELVADLLPAGVLNVVTGTGPVVGAALAGHPGVDMIALTGSVNSGKAVARAAAESLKRVHLELGGKAPVVIFEDADLPAAASSIRAAGYWNSGQECGAGCRVLVHESVADAFVEHLVKEVSSFTVGEPGAGDDVEIGPLVSRPHFDRVRGYLDRAKDAGIRAAVGGSALDGPGFFIAPTVLVGLDSDAEAAREEIFGPVVTVETFSDEDEAVTRANATAYGLSASVFTENAKRSHDVAGKLDAGTVWVNSHLVLATEAPWGGFKGSGYGRDLSIYALDDYSRTKHVMHNHGR